CACTAGGAGGGCTGGGTATCTTCCTTACCCCGACGGCAATGGTACTGGGGCAGGTAATATTGATTGCGCCGGTGATGCTCGGACTCATCATCTCTGCACTGAGCGGGGTAGACAAGGCGGTGTCGGAAACTGCCACCTCCCTCGGCGCCAGCAGGTTCCAAGCAGCCCTTATCACTATAAGGGAAGCGAGGTTTGCCATAATGGCGTCAGTGGTCATGGGATTTGGTCGTGCCTTCGCCGAGGTGGGGGTAGCCAATATGGTTGGCGGCAATTTTGCCGGATATACCCGCACCCTCACCACCGATATGATGCTCCAGACTCAAATGGGCAACACAGAGTTGGCCATGGCCTTGGGGATAATACTGATTCTAATTGCGCTCGTAATAAATGTGGTCTTGAACCGGCTCCAGCAGAGATAGGAACCCGCATAATGCCTTTGATAGAAGCCACCAGCCTGGGACAAGAATACGATGGCCGATATGTCCTGAAAGGGATAGACCTACGCATCAATAAAGGCGAGGCCTTCGCTCTGATTGGCCCGACTGGTGCAGGCAAAACAACACTGCTCAGGTTGCTGGATCTTCTGGATACGCCAGCGTCTGGTCAGGTATTCTTCGACGGCGTAGATGTTACTCGTTCTGGGCATCGCAGGCTGGAGGCGCGTCGCCGCATGTCTTACGTGCAGCAGAAGCCAGCGGTCTTCACCATGGATGTCTATGGCAATATCGCTTGCGGTCTGAAGTGGAGGCATGAGAAGAAAGAGGTTATCCGTCGAAAAGTGGACAGCGTCCTGGAACTAGTGGGTATGGCTGACTATAAGAATAGAGATGCCAGGACCCTTTCCGGAGGTGAGACGCAGCGGGTGGCTATCGCCCGGGCCCTGGTCACCGAACCAGAGGTGCTCATCCTGGATGAACCCACGGCCAATCTGGACCCGGTTTCGGCGTCCAAAATAGAAGCTGTCTTGGAAAAGATTATCGCTGAACAGAAGACCACCTTGATTATGGCTACCCACGATATGCCTCAGGGTCAGCGCCTTGCTGGCAAGATCGGGGTGCTTATCAACGGTCAACTGCTACAGGTAGGCAACCCCAACGATGTCTTCTGTTCGCCCCAGAGCAAAGAGGTGGCTGAGTTCGTCGGGGTGGAAAATATTTTGGCCGGTATCATAGTGGAAAAGGACGATAGCCTGGCAACAATAGATATCAATGGGAATACGATCCAGGCAGTTTCAGACTGTGCTGTAGGTGAGAAAGTACATGTTTGTGCCAGACCTGAGGATATCACCTTTGCTCTGACCAGAGAGGCAGGCAGTGCCAGGAACGTGTTTGAGGGAAGCATCAGCAAGATGATTGCCGTAGGGCCGCTGGCTAGAATCGAGCTTGACTGCGGTTTTCCTCTACTGGGCGTACTGACTACCAGATCAGCCCAGGAGCTACAACTCACTATCGGCAGACGCGTCTACGCCAGCTTCAAAGCCACGGCGGTACACGTCATCAAGAGGCGCAGTTGAGGGG
The nucleotide sequence above comes from Chloroflexota bacterium. Encoded proteins:
- a CDS encoding ABC transporter permease subunit, with the protein product MGELWDAFVKALHLIVTLDREVMDATRVSLSIAAISCAATALLCLPLGSLIHFRRFPGKRFLISTIQTLYSLPTVTVGLLIFVIFSQAGPLGGLGIFLTPTAMVLGQVILIAPVMLGLIISALSGVDKAVSETATSLGASRFQAALITIREARFAIMASVVMGFGRAFAEVGVANMVGGNFAGYTRTLTTDMMLQTQMGNTELAMALGIILILIALVINVVLNRLQQR
- a CDS encoding ABC transporter ATP-binding protein; translated protein: MPLIEATSLGQEYDGRYVLKGIDLRINKGEAFALIGPTGAGKTTLLRLLDLLDTPASGQVFFDGVDVTRSGHRRLEARRRMSYVQQKPAVFTMDVYGNIACGLKWRHEKKEVIRRKVDSVLELVGMADYKNRDARTLSGGETQRVAIARALVTEPEVLILDEPTANLDPVSASKIEAVLEKIIAEQKTTLIMATHDMPQGQRLAGKIGVLINGQLLQVGNPNDVFCSPQSKEVAEFVGVENILAGIIVEKDDSLATIDINGNTIQAVSDCAVGEKVHVCARPEDITFALTREAGSARNVFEGSISKMIAVGPLARIELDCGFPLLGVLTTRSAQELQLTIGRRVYASFKATAVHVIKRRS